CCCATTTAAAGAAGCTATATTTTTCTCGCCTTTTCGAATATTGTCTTTGTTCATCTGACGCTGACTTTGTCCTGCCTGACTTAACTTACTTTCAATCCTTGGAATAAGATGTGCCGTTTCTCTTGAGTTAGTCTCACTATCAAAACGCAACACAACACTTGGATAATCTTTAAAATCAAAGCCCATTTTTTGTTTACTGTGTCTAAATTTTTGATCATTATCTTTGATAAAACCTTGATAAATACATTGACCATTTTCTGTGGGGATTTCATGTTCTGGACGATAGCGTAAGTTTTTAATGAGGTGTTGCATTGCCTCATTACTACCTTCGATCCATTTAGGCTGATCACTATGATTCCCTTCAATTAAAAATAAAGTTTTTTGATCAAGTACAAAACCAGCTACATCATAAGGAAGAATTTCTTTATCGGCCAACTTGCCTTTAAAAACCTTCGCCACTCGACCATCAATTTTTTGCTCTTGGGGATCTTCAAAAATTTTTCGATTCCCCTTTGAATAGTCACTTCTCCACTTTTGAACCGCTTCATCAAAATCTTGACGTGTCGCATTTTCTTTGACTTTAATAATAAATGAGTCGTATTGATCATAGCGATTCAAAGGATTGGCTTCAGCAGGAATCTCTACCGTATAACGCCCAATGCAATAGCTTTTAGTTTTTTCTAAATTTATCATATTGTTTCCAGTATTTTCTATGTTCGATTTTGCAGATATACAGCCAGCACTGAATACACATGCAGTTAATAATAGGGAAGCGTATATTTTATTCATCAATATATCCTCATAGTGTAATTATGATCTGAGCCATTACATTGCTAAGTCCCTCTAGCAACACGGTTTTAAATGATCCTATTACATTTATTGACATGGTTATTCTCGAAATGTACGAATGGTTTTTAAAATAGACTCATATAGTTTTAACGCTTCACCCTGCGCTAAACTACTGGTCTGATCTCCAAATGATGAATATGAGGTATCTACCTCTAGGCCAATTAAGGGGTCTTTATTGTTACGTGCTGTACCCGTATGTTCCCATAAGGCACTTAGGCCATTGCGACCTTTCATTTTTTCAACCGAAATCCACTCTTGCCCATTTAAATAGCTCGTATTTTTTTCACCTTTTCGAATATTGTCTTTATTTATTTGACGCTGACTTTGTCCTGCTTGGCTTAACTTACTTTCAATCCTTGGAATAAGGGCTGCTGTTTCTCTTGAGTTGGTCTCACTATCAAAACGTAATACGACACTCGGATAATCTTTAAAATCAAAGCCCATTTTTTGTTTACTGTGTCTAAATTTTTGATCATTATCTTTGATAAAACCTTGATAAATACATTGACCATTTTCTGTGGGGATTTCATGTTCTGGACGATAGCGTAAATTTTTAACGAGATGCTGTATAGCTTCGTTACTTTTTTCGGTCCACTCAGGTAGATCACTATGCCCACCTTCTATTAAAAACAAAGTCTTTTTATCGAGTACAAAACCAAAAACATCAAATGGATCACCTTTATCTTTTGATTTTTTTCCTTTAAGTATTTTAGTAATACGCCCCTCTATTTTTTGTTCTACAGAATCTTCAGTAATAAACCTATCATATTTAGAATAATCTTGTCGCCACTTTTGAATAGCCGCATCAAAATCTTGACGTGTCGCATTTTCTTTGACTTTAATAATAAATGAGTCGTATTGATCATAGCGATTCAAAGGATTGGCCTCAGCAGGAATCTCTACCGTATAACGCCCAATGCAATAGCTTTTGGTTGTTTCTAAATTCACTTTGTCATTTACACTATTTTTTATGTCTGATTTTGCAGATATACAGCCGACACTAAATACACAGGTAGTGAATAATAGAGGGGCATATATTTTATTCATCAATATATCCTAATAGTGTGATCACGGCTTTCGTCATTGAAAGAGAGGTAACTTTTTCAGTTTTCCCTTCTGAATCGGTCACTCCCTCAATTGTTTTTCCATCCTCTGTTTTAATTCGATATTTCATATTTGGCATCGCTTTGCCTGCTTTGTTTCTTAAAACAAAGAGCTCGTCATAATCCATCTGTAGTTTTGGCATTGCCGCCAAGTCAGTACTTAAATTACTCCCCGACATTGTTTTAATCTGCCCTGCTTTTAGCGACATGGTACCAGGACAAACAACATCAATATTTCCACCTTCAATTTTGATATAACCTCCCCCCGCGGCTAATAATATTCCCTTACCACTTTCTATTTTGACAAAGTCATTAATCGCATAAACGTGCATCAGTTCTTGTGAGGCTATTTTCATCGTATCAGCCTGAGCTTCTATTTCTATGGGACCCTGCCCAGCTTTAATTTTAATACCCGCAGCTTTCGCAAAAAGGGAAATCTTATCTAAGACATTCACCAAAAAGCCTCGCCCTGAAAAAATCTGTACATTCCGTTCAGAACTTAAATCGATATTTTCTTTGGCTTGGGCAACAATCCCTTTATCTGCATCTAGAATGATTGAATCTTTAGCATCAATCGC
This genomic stretch from Acinetobacter sp. C32I harbors:
- a CDS encoding T6SS immunity protein Tli4 family protein, giving the protein MNKIYASLLLTACVFSAGCISAKSNIENTGNNMINLEKTKSYCIGRYTVEIPAEANPLNRYDQYDSFIIKVKENATRQDFDEAVQKWRSDYSKGNRKIFEDPQEQKIDGRVAKVFKGKLADKEILPYDVAGFVLDQKTLFLIEGNHSDQPKWIEGSNEAMQHLIKNLRYRPEHEIPTENGQCIYQGFIKDNDQKFRHSKQKMGFDFKDYPSVVLRFDSETNSRETAHLIPRIESKLSQAGQSQRQMNKDNIRKGEKNIASLNGQEWISVEKMKGRNGLSALWEHTGTARNNKDPLIGLEVDTSYSSFGNQTSSLAQGEALKLYESILKTIRKF
- a CDS encoding T6SS immunity protein Tli4 family protein; amino-acid sequence: MNKIYAPLLFTTCVFSVGCISAKSDIKNSVNDKVNLETTKSYCIGRYTVEIPAEANPLNRYDQYDSFIIKVKENATRQDFDAAIQKWRQDYSKYDRFITEDSVEQKIEGRITKILKGKKSKDKGDPFDVFGFVLDKKTLFLIEGGHSDLPEWTEKSNEAIQHLVKNLRYRPEHEIPTENGQCIYQGFIKDNDQKFRHSKQKMGFDFKDYPSVVLRFDSETNSRETAALIPRIESKLSQAGQSQRQINKDNIRKGEKNTSYLNGQEWISVEKMKGRNGLSALWEHTGTARNNKDPLIGLEVDTSYSSFGDQTSSLAQGEALKLYESILKTIRTFRE